One window from the genome of [Mycobacterium] stephanolepidis encodes:
- the serS gene encoding serine--tRNA ligase gives MIDLKFLRENPDAVRASQRLRGEDPALVDVLLDADTARRAAVSTGDTLRAEQKTASKKVGQATPEERPALLAAASELATQVKAAEAQQVVAEAAFTEAHKAISNVVIDGVPAGGEQDFVVRELVGEPTAIENPRDHVELGESLGLFDMERGAKVSGARFYFLTGYGALLQLGLLQLAVQTAVANGFTLLIPPVLVKPEIMGGTGFLGAHADEVYHLEEDDLYLVGTSEVPIAGYHSGEILDLNEGPLRYAGWSSCFRREAGSYGKDTRGIIRVHQFDKVEAFVYCKPEDAEAEHGKILGWEQQMLAHIDVPYRVIDVAAGDLGSSAARKFDCEAWVPTQQAYRELTSTSNCTTFQARRLAVRYRDENAKPQTAATLNGTLATTRWLVAILENHQLPDGSVRVPAALVPFVGTEVLEPK, from the coding sequence GTGATCGACCTCAAATTCCTGCGCGAAAACCCCGACGCGGTGCGTGCCTCGCAGCGTCTGCGAGGCGAGGACCCGGCGCTCGTCGACGTGCTGCTCGACGCCGATACGGCGCGGAGGGCGGCGGTGTCGACCGGCGACACCCTGCGTGCCGAGCAGAAGACGGCAAGCAAGAAGGTGGGTCAGGCGACGCCCGAGGAGCGCCCCGCGCTGTTGGCGGCGGCCTCTGAGCTCGCGACGCAAGTCAAGGCCGCCGAGGCCCAGCAGGTTGTCGCCGAGGCCGCGTTCACCGAGGCGCACAAGGCGATCAGCAATGTGGTGATCGACGGCGTCCCGGCCGGGGGCGAGCAGGACTTCGTGGTACGCGAGCTGGTGGGCGAGCCGACTGCTATCGAAAATCCCAGGGACCATGTGGAATTGGGTGAGTCTCTGGGCCTGTTCGATATGGAGCGCGGCGCAAAGGTCTCTGGCGCCCGGTTCTACTTCCTCACCGGTTACGGAGCGCTGTTGCAGCTCGGCCTGCTGCAGCTGGCCGTGCAGACCGCGGTGGCCAACGGCTTCACCCTGCTGATTCCGCCGGTACTGGTTAAGCCCGAAATTATGGGCGGCACAGGCTTTTTAGGTGCGCACGCCGACGAGGTGTACCACCTCGAGGAAGACGATCTGTATCTGGTGGGCACCTCGGAGGTGCCGATCGCCGGGTATCACTCCGGCGAGATACTCGACCTGAACGAGGGTCCGCTGCGGTACGCCGGGTGGTCGAGCTGCTTCCGGCGCGAGGCCGGTAGCTATGGCAAGGACACCCGCGGCATCATCCGGGTGCACCAGTTCGACAAGGTGGAGGCCTTCGTCTACTGCAAGCCCGAGGACGCCGAGGCGGAGCACGGCAAGATCCTGGGCTGGGAACAGCAGATGCTTGCCCACATTGACGTGCCGTACCGCGTCATCGATGTTGCGGCAGGTGATTTGGGATCATCGGCGGCCCGCAAGTTCGACTGTGAGGCGTGGGTGCCGACGCAGCAGGCCTACCGTGAGCTGACCTCCACCTCCAACTGCACCACCTTTCAGGCGCGGCGGCTGGCGGTGCGCTACCGCGACGAGAACGCTAAGCCGCAGACCGCCGCGACACTCAACGGCACATTGGCCACCACCCGGTGGTTGGTGGCCATCCTGGAGAACCATCAGCTACCCGACGGCAGCGTTCGGGTACCCGCGGCCCTGGTTCCCTTCGTCGGAACCGAAGTGCTGGAGCCTAAATGA
- a CDS encoding ESX secretion-associated protein EspG translates to MTVRLDFDELELTREITGNDLLPVVLAAGPRHEDEAEHRDALEGARARLKERNLLKGEDLHPTLRDMLTSASKATGQVAVRRWAGSQMLRLCLVEHGEAYVLLVNDGEGVAMRSVTGSLGTELWRYLGDATPLKFGSINAPAEQLALALNAEPADMARRLIALGATKADAVAVAKAMARRGAMTEITAIRRVDGVTDRAPGGVAVYDTAFGRIMATPSTSADGALWATLTPATPQRMSHALKSLGLE, encoded by the coding sequence GTGACCGTCCGCCTGGACTTCGACGAACTGGAACTGACCCGCGAGATCACCGGTAATGACCTATTGCCGGTTGTGTTGGCCGCCGGTCCGCGCCACGAAGACGAAGCCGAACATCGGGACGCCCTCGAGGGCGCCCGCGCCCGACTGAAGGAACGCAACCTACTCAAGGGCGAGGACCTTCACCCGACTCTGCGCGACATGCTGACTTCCGCCAGCAAGGCCACCGGTCAGGTTGCGGTGCGCCGCTGGGCCGGATCGCAGATGCTGCGCCTGTGCCTGGTGGAGCACGGCGAGGCATACGTGCTCCTGGTCAACGACGGCGAGGGCGTGGCCATGCGCTCGGTGACCGGGTCGCTCGGCACCGAACTGTGGCGGTACCTGGGTGACGCGACGCCACTGAAGTTCGGGTCGATCAACGCACCCGCCGAGCAGCTGGCGCTGGCCCTTAACGCCGAACCCGCCGATATGGCTCGGCGACTCATCGCGCTCGGTGCCACCAAAGCCGACGCGGTAGCCGTGGCCAAGGCAATGGCTCGTCGCGGAGCGATGACCGAGATCACCGCGATTCGTCGCGTGGACGGTGTCACCGATCGCGCACCCGGTGGAGTCGCCGTGTACGACACGGCCTTTGGCCGGATCATGGCCACGCCGAGCACATCCGCTGACGGCGCGCTGTGGGCAACACTCACTCCGGCGACCCCGCAGCGGATGTCTCACGCGCTCAAGAGCCTTGGGCTCGAATAG
- a CDS encoding PE family protein — protein MADVPAPAQREEIRWDLANQPGTVLQVDPDVMKDAAVEYDAMAQRLQEALDKQLEATKFGSAGRDEVSTAVANASAKTNENFEKVAKDGIEQLKRIAEAFRRNSQAFVDLERHNAARINGVGE, from the coding sequence ATGGCTGACGTACCAGCGCCCGCCCAGCGTGAGGAGATCCGTTGGGACCTGGCTAACCAGCCGGGAACTGTTCTGCAGGTCGATCCGGATGTCATGAAGGATGCCGCTGTCGAGTACGACGCGATGGCGCAGCGACTGCAGGAAGCTCTCGACAAGCAGCTCGAGGCGACGAAGTTCGGTTCGGCCGGTCGCGACGAGGTGTCCACCGCGGTGGCCAATGCCTCCGCGAAGACCAACGAGAACTTCGAGAAGGTCGCCAAGGACGGCATCGAGCAGCTCAAGCGCATTGCCGAGGCGTTCCGGCGCAACTCGCAGGCGTTCGTCGATCTCGAACGACACAACGCCGCCCGTATCAATGGTGTGGGGGAATAG
- a CDS encoding DUF5718 family protein, producing the protein MFDVELDELRSWFGFGVAGNFAGHLEQAGESADFVNVASNGVAPKGIFPWYVPGDNGFLGQFPLSHDETVLPDSDTPLNLQIEPEVGLACRVHWRGDVVASLEPFALGAFNDCSIRRPNAPKISYKKNWGSASKGVAQQFFEVSDLTPDGPTATLRLNCHLHTADGQEHEYGVDSPLLGYSYYGEVLLDWITERLDNQKGSVDTPLEDVGALMVAAGHPAHVLIGIGATKYTPLGESTYLQAGDEAVVRVYSTSSDEASELRQRVRSVR; encoded by the coding sequence ATGTTCGACGTCGAGCTGGACGAGCTGCGTAGTTGGTTCGGCTTCGGGGTCGCCGGGAACTTCGCCGGGCATCTCGAACAGGCTGGGGAATCAGCGGATTTCGTGAACGTCGCCTCAAACGGCGTGGCGCCCAAGGGGATTTTTCCGTGGTACGTACCCGGCGACAACGGATTCCTGGGTCAATTCCCGCTCTCACACGACGAGACGGTGCTGCCCGACAGTGACACCCCGCTGAACCTGCAGATTGAACCCGAGGTGGGCTTGGCCTGCCGCGTGCATTGGCGCGGTGACGTTGTCGCGTCATTGGAACCGTTCGCGCTGGGGGCTTTCAACGACTGCTCGATTCGGCGTCCCAACGCACCCAAGATCAGTTATAAGAAGAACTGGGGTTCGGCGTCCAAAGGCGTTGCACAACAGTTTTTTGAGGTCAGTGACCTCACCCCCGACGGCCCGACAGCGACCTTGCGGCTGAACTGTCACCTGCACACCGCCGACGGGCAGGAACACGAGTACGGCGTGGACAGCCCGCTGCTTGGGTACTCCTACTACGGTGAGGTCCTGCTGGACTGGATCACCGAACGCCTGGACAACCAAAAAGGTTCTGTAGACACGCCGTTGGAGGATGTGGGCGCACTCATGGTGGCCGCTGGGCATCCCGCACATGTGCTGATCGGCATCGGGGCGACCAAGTACACCCCGCTGGGTGAATCCACATATCTACAGGCGGGGGATGAGGCCGTGGTCCGCGTGTACAGCACCTCCTCCGACGAGGCGTCCGAGCTACGGCAGCGGGTTCGTAGCGTCCGCTAG
- a CDS encoding PPE domain-containing protein, producing the protein MTGFTGVNWVARKAKKLALDLTTGAGPTHVVDSALAWQEISAAFAEVHENSLGVGEKLMEGYRGPRAEEALSKLTPFTEWLDKMAGLTQEVSDTANTYAESYGTAVLDMPHINDLAQLEKAKAEALSAGGALFGLHATTEGMEQGLDLQAAKAMETYESASEPAAKVVEFPPAPEIIKYPEEKSEANSGNTGVSAAGFGMSEMGPSPLSPDSVPGVQSARAAAISMTANAASAGGSGMGMGGMGAPMAGMMAGGALAASAGKGIKVGNAGAKKDEDEDDKDLTAIGATGVFMGDESKPVELPDILTTKPASDKVADFENVDASALFERGGSKGAVAPPVLGASAEL; encoded by the coding sequence ATGACCGGATTCACTGGCGTCAACTGGGTGGCCCGCAAGGCCAAGAAGCTGGCCCTGGACCTGACCACGGGTGCCGGACCGACGCATGTCGTCGACAGTGCCCTGGCCTGGCAGGAGATCAGTGCCGCGTTCGCCGAGGTACACGAGAACAGCCTGGGTGTCGGCGAGAAGCTCATGGAGGGGTATCGCGGACCCCGCGCCGAGGAGGCGCTGTCCAAGCTGACCCCGTTCACCGAGTGGCTGGACAAGATGGCCGGACTGACCCAGGAGGTCAGCGACACCGCCAACACGTACGCCGAGTCGTACGGCACCGCGGTTCTGGACATGCCCCACATCAACGACTTGGCTCAGCTTGAAAAGGCGAAGGCTGAGGCGCTGTCGGCAGGCGGGGCGCTCTTCGGGCTGCACGCCACCACCGAGGGCATGGAGCAGGGTCTGGATCTGCAGGCGGCCAAGGCCATGGAGACCTACGAGTCGGCCAGCGAGCCTGCGGCCAAGGTCGTTGAGTTCCCACCGGCCCCCGAGATCATCAAGTACCCCGAAGAGAAGTCGGAAGCCAACAGCGGCAACACCGGCGTCAGCGCTGCAGGTTTCGGCATGTCCGAGATGGGCCCGAGCCCGCTGAGCCCTGACTCGGTGCCCGGTGTGCAGAGCGCCCGCGCGGCGGCCATCTCGATGACCGCCAATGCGGCCTCTGCCGGCGGCTCCGGGATGGGCATGGGCGGAATGGGTGCGCCGATGGCCGGCATGATGGCCGGTGGTGCGCTGGCCGCGAGTGCGGGCAAGGGCATCAAGGTCGGCAACGCCGGTGCCAAGAAGGATGAGGACGAGGACGACAAGGATCTCACCGCCATCGGCGCCACCGGCGTCTTCATGGGCGACGAGAGCAAGCCTGTCGAATTGCCGGACATCCTGACCACCAAGCCGGCCAGCGACAAGGTCGCCGACTTCGAAAACGTTGACGCCTCAGCGCTGTTCGAGCGCGGTGGCTCCAAGGGTGCGGTGGCGCCGCCGGTCCTCGGTGCGAGCGCGGAGCTGTGA
- a CDS encoding septum formation family protein has translation MSDEAEPTKVERDESTPDESPNDEVGTETSADSDAESAAAAVPPAEAEQAPETPVTSDSDIESVAADEAPQTEVLDYPENAPEDDVTDEPAADESDSPSDKPHWWEGLKEGLKERSTHRALLLVTFGGLFIAGLTQALPDGWTSADRLVNRIDSNPVPSTGAPGNSTFNSAKAGDCLSWSAPTSMADVRTVDCASDHRFEVAESIDLRTFPGTEYGPDSQPPSMVRIQEISQEQCQVAINRYLGDRYDPNSRFTMGMLYPDKKGWSEAGERRVLCGLQLPGSDNQQQLFRGKVAEQDQSKVWPVGTCVGIDPTTNLPTELPVDCDRAHAMEITGTVSLAEQFPGSVPPEPDQDAFIKDNCNRLTNEYMGNPDGFRATTLTLSYNTITLPSWTAGSRQVSCNIGSTLGNGAWSTLVNSAKSGQLLINGQPPVPPPDIPADRLNMPPIPLSTTPAPTQQPTQQPTYTQQPTYTQQPTRTQQPTQQTTQQPTRTSAPPTSSAAPNPSNPPGNTIVTTLPPGAGPPPPPAGPPMDGPPMEGPPMEGQPPGQAPPGAPPPGPA, from the coding sequence ATGAGCGACGAAGCCGAACCCACGAAGGTCGAGCGGGACGAGTCCACCCCGGACGAATCCCCTAACGACGAGGTGGGCACCGAGACATCCGCAGACTCCGACGCCGAGTCCGCGGCTGCCGCCGTGCCACCCGCGGAAGCCGAGCAGGCCCCAGAGACCCCCGTCACCTCGGACTCCGACATCGAATCGGTGGCCGCCGACGAAGCTCCGCAGACGGAGGTCCTGGACTACCCCGAGAACGCACCCGAGGACGACGTCACCGACGAGCCCGCAGCGGACGAGAGTGACTCCCCATCGGACAAGCCGCACTGGTGGGAAGGCTTGAAGGAGGGACTCAAGGAACGGTCCACGCACCGTGCCCTGCTGCTCGTCACCTTCGGCGGATTGTTCATCGCCGGTCTCACCCAGGCGCTGCCGGACGGTTGGACCTCGGCGGACCGCTTGGTCAACAGGATCGACTCGAACCCGGTGCCGAGCACCGGCGCTCCGGGCAACAGCACCTTCAACTCGGCGAAGGCCGGTGACTGCCTCAGCTGGTCGGCACCCACGTCGATGGCCGATGTTCGCACTGTCGACTGCGCGAGCGATCACCGCTTCGAGGTCGCCGAATCCATTGACCTGCGCACATTCCCCGGCACCGAGTACGGACCGGATTCACAGCCACCCAGCATGGTGCGCATCCAGGAGATCAGTCAGGAGCAGTGCCAGGTCGCCATCAACCGCTACCTGGGAGATCGCTACGACCCGAACAGCCGATTCACCATGGGCATGCTGTATCCCGATAAGAAGGGCTGGTCCGAAGCGGGTGAACGACGCGTGCTGTGTGGTCTGCAGCTCCCCGGCTCCGACAACCAGCAACAGCTGTTCCGCGGCAAGGTGGCCGAGCAGGACCAGTCCAAGGTCTGGCCGGTGGGCACCTGCGTCGGTATCGACCCCACGACGAACCTGCCCACCGAGCTCCCGGTGGACTGCGACAGGGCCCATGCCATGGAGATAACCGGAACGGTGAGCCTGGCAGAGCAGTTCCCGGGTTCGGTACCGCCCGAGCCTGACCAGGACGCGTTCATCAAGGACAACTGCAACCGTCTGACCAATGAGTACATGGGCAACCCCGATGGATTCCGCGCCACCACGCTGACGCTGTCGTACAACACCATCACCTTGCCGAGCTGGACCGCCGGCAGCCGTCAGGTCAGCTGCAACATCGGGTCCACGCTCGGTAACGGTGCCTGGTCGACCCTGGTCAACAGCGCCAAAAGCGGGCAACTGCTCATCAACGGGCAGCCGCCGGTGCCGCCGCCGGACATCCCCGCGGACCGGCTGAACATGCCGCCCATCCCGCTATCCACCACTCCTGCGCCTACCCAGCAGCCGACTCAGCAACCCACCTACACGCAGCAGCCGACGTATACGCAGCAGCCCACCCGCACCCAACAACCGACTCAGCAAACGACACAACAGCCGACTCGGACCTCTGCACCGCCTACGTCCTCAGCAGCGCCAAATCCCAGCAACCCTCCGGGCAACACGATCGTGACCACACTGCCCCCGGGCGCGGGTCCGCCTCCGCCGCCCGCGGGCCCACCGATGGACGGCCCACCCATGGAGGGGCCGCCGATGGAAGGACAGCCACCGGGGCAGGCACCTCCGGGAGCTCCACCACCCGGACCGGCCTAG
- a CDS encoding GAF domain-containing protein, with product MSSAETTPQLASLAPRLDEVARLLGVRSVLVMRSEPGAMAVAATAGDAAEHYAVGSVGKKAGDDQSRVPLYCEQVVDSGDEVFVRDSRVDELFAGNEDEIEFGLTNYLGLPVHNSAGEVVGTVCVLDEVAREYTQAERDELTGLRAQVETIVRSDGSALG from the coding sequence GTGTCATCTGCCGAGACCACCCCTCAACTCGCCTCCCTGGCACCGCGGCTCGATGAGGTCGCGCGCCTATTGGGTGTTCGATCGGTGCTGGTCATGCGTTCTGAACCCGGTGCGATGGCTGTCGCCGCCACGGCCGGAGATGCGGCTGAGCACTACGCGGTGGGATCCGTCGGTAAGAAGGCGGGAGATGACCAGAGCAGGGTCCCGCTGTACTGCGAGCAGGTAGTGGATTCCGGTGATGAGGTGTTTGTGCGTGATTCGCGTGTCGACGAGCTGTTCGCGGGCAACGAGGACGAAATCGAGTTCGGCCTCACCAACTACTTAGGGCTTCCCGTTCACAACTCGGCCGGTGAAGTTGTCGGGACGGTGTGTGTGCTCGACGAGGTGGCGCGCGAGTACACGCAGGCGGAGCGCGACGAGCTGACGGGGTTGCGTGCCCAGGTCGAGACGATTGTCCGATCCGATGGGTCGGCACTGGGCTGA
- a CDS encoding metallopeptidase family protein, with amino-acid sequence MAVQMSEQRFEELVSDALDAVPPKLAAAIDNVVVLVQDRNPEDPELLGLYEGIALTERDSFYAGALPDTITIYREPLLEMCSSEHEVVDEVTITVIHEIAHHFGIDDERLHQLGWG; translated from the coding sequence ATGGCCGTCCAGATGAGCGAACAACGGTTCGAGGAACTTGTTTCCGACGCCTTGGACGCTGTGCCACCGAAGCTCGCCGCCGCCATCGACAACGTGGTGGTGCTGGTCCAGGACCGCAATCCGGAGGACCCCGAGCTACTCGGGCTGTACGAGGGAATCGCACTGACCGAGCGCGATAGCTTCTACGCCGGCGCGCTGCCGGACACCATCACGATCTACCGCGAACCGCTGCTCGAGATGTGTTCCAGCGAACATGAGGTGGTGGACGAGGTGACGATCACCGTGATCCACGAGATCGCCCATCATTTTGGTATCGACGATGAGCGATTACACCAGCTGGGCTGGGGCTAA
- a CDS encoding AAA family ATPase, whose protein sequence is MILRQIAIDREKQPDAWYLEIPAISQIAREPLRLTTGVTVIVGENGSGKSTFLEAVASSWRSRLPYAVKHWGAPGGTEDTDLYWAVTFDAEHPRPGGGCFLRAEAMHQLFTTVDQRTPEQIFEGRLNERSHGESFLAFLAERDMERGLFILDEPEAALSFTSSLQLMAMLDAVVAAGSQVIMATHSPVLAAFPGATILEFGQDGVQQCDWNDLEMVGHWQRFLADPRAYLRHLFENE, encoded by the coding sequence GTGATCCTGCGCCAGATCGCGATCGATCGTGAAAAGCAGCCCGATGCTTGGTATTTGGAGATCCCCGCGATCTCACAGATCGCTCGAGAACCCCTGCGATTGACCACCGGCGTCACCGTCATCGTCGGCGAGAACGGCTCGGGCAAGTCCACGTTCCTGGAAGCGGTGGCTTCCTCGTGGCGTTCGCGGCTGCCCTATGCCGTCAAGCACTGGGGCGCGCCCGGTGGCACCGAGGACACCGACCTGTACTGGGCCGTCACCTTCGATGCCGAGCACCCACGCCCCGGCGGAGGGTGCTTCCTACGGGCCGAGGCGATGCACCAGCTGTTCACGACGGTCGACCAGCGCACCCCGGAACAGATCTTCGAGGGCAGGCTCAACGAGCGCTCGCATGGCGAGTCGTTTCTGGCGTTCCTCGCCGAACGCGACATGGAGCGCGGACTGTTCATCCTCGACGAACCCGAGGCGGCACTGTCCTTCACCTCATCCCTGCAATTGATGGCGATGCTGGACGCCGTGGTCGCCGCGGGATCTCAGGTCATCATGGCGACCCACTCCCCCGTGCTCGCGGCCTTCCCCGGTGCCACCATCCTGGAATTCGGCCAAGACGGTGTGCAGCAATGCGATTGGAATGACCTGGAGATGGTGGGGCACTGGCAGCGCTTCCTCGCTGACCCGCGCGCGTATCTACGTCACTTGTTCGAGAACGAATGA
- a CDS encoding ankyrin repeat domain-containing protein, with protein MEPDRDDADEAGDSPAEDAEHQARVAEQVAALAHELFDMARDGNASTLAAYLDSGAPVDLTNEAGDTLVMLAAYHGNASTVRSLIARGADVNRANDKGQTPLAGAVFKGSDDIVEILVEAGADPTAGTPSALDAARMFGKDEYLSLFGV; from the coding sequence ATGGAACCTGACCGTGATGACGCCGATGAGGCCGGGGACTCTCCAGCGGAGGATGCCGAGCACCAGGCCCGCGTCGCCGAGCAGGTCGCCGCGCTGGCCCACGAACTGTTCGATATGGCCCGGGACGGCAACGCGTCCACCCTGGCCGCCTACCTGGACTCCGGTGCGCCGGTGGACCTGACGAACGAGGCAGGTGACACTCTCGTCATGCTGGCCGCCTACCACGGGAATGCTTCCACGGTGCGGTCGCTGATCGCGCGTGGTGCCGACGTCAACCGTGCCAACGACAAGGGGCAGACGCCGTTGGCCGGAGCAGTCTTCAAGGGCTCCGACGACATCGTCGAGATCCTGGTCGAGGCGGGCGCAGACCCCACCGCCGGGACCCCGTCCGCGCTCGATGCGGCGCGGATGTTCGGCAAAGACGAGTATCTGAGCCTGTTCGGCGTTTAG
- a CDS encoding MBL fold metallo-hydrolase, giving the protein MRVTSVGHAGFFIETAAGSILCDPWVNPAYFASWFPYPDNSTLDWDRLGDCDYLYVSHLHKDHYDPKNLTEHVNKDAVVLLPDYPVPDLKRELEGLGFHTFVETEDSVKHRVSGPKGDLDVMIIALRAPADGPIGDSGLVVFDGTTTAFNMNDARPVDLDVLAEEFGHIDVHMLQYSGAIWYPMVYDMPTRAKEAFGTQKRQRGMDRCRQYIAQVGATWVIPSAGPPCFLDAELRDLNDDHGYPANIFPDQLVFLDQMRQHGHDKGLLMIPGTVADFTGSELNSLTHPVSDEEAEHIFGAGKAAYIEEYAQRMAPVLAAEKAAWAPAEGEPLLGPLRAKFEPIMAQTDQICDGIGYPVELRMGDEIVALDFPKRIVREPIPNEKFRYGFGIAPELVRTVLRDDEPDWVNTIFLSTRFKAWRVGGYNEYLYTFFKCLTNERIAYADGWFAEAHDDSASITLDGWEIQRRCPHLKADLSKFGVVEGKTLTCNLHGWDWNLETGRCMTSKGHELRSRKLG; this is encoded by the coding sequence ATGCGAGTCACCAGTGTCGGCCACGCCGGATTCTTCATCGAAACGGCGGCAGGCAGCATCCTCTGCGACCCCTGGGTCAACCCTGCGTACTTCGCCTCCTGGTTTCCCTATCCCGACAACAGCACCCTGGATTGGGACCGGCTCGGGGACTGCGACTACCTGTATGTCTCGCATCTGCACAAGGACCACTACGACCCGAAGAACCTGACCGAGCACGTCAACAAGGACGCGGTGGTGCTGCTGCCCGACTATCCGGTGCCCGATCTGAAGCGTGAGCTTGAGGGGTTGGGGTTCCACACGTTCGTGGAGACCGAGGACTCGGTGAAGCACCGAGTGAGCGGGCCCAAGGGCGACCTGGATGTCATGATCATCGCGTTGCGCGCTCCGGCCGACGGACCCATCGGCGACTCCGGACTCGTGGTATTCGACGGCACCACAACGGCTTTCAATATGAACGACGCCCGACCGGTCGATCTTGACGTGTTGGCCGAAGAGTTCGGGCACATCGACGTGCACATGCTGCAGTACTCCGGGGCCATCTGGTACCCGATGGTCTACGACATGCCCACCCGCGCCAAAGAAGCCTTCGGCACTCAGAAGCGGCAGCGCGGAATGGACCGCTGCCGTCAGTACATCGCGCAGGTGGGCGCCACCTGGGTCATCCCGTCCGCTGGGCCACCGTGTTTCCTGGACGCCGAACTGCGTGACCTCAACGACGACCACGGCTACCCGGCGAACATCTTCCCGGACCAGCTGGTGTTCCTGGACCAGATGCGCCAGCACGGCCACGACAAGGGCCTACTGATGATTCCCGGCACCGTTGCGGATTTCACCGGCTCCGAATTAAATTCTTTGACGCATCCGGTGTCCGACGAGGAGGCCGAACACATCTTCGGCGCCGGCAAGGCCGCCTACATCGAGGAGTACGCGCAGCGGATGGCTCCCGTGCTGGCCGCCGAGAAGGCTGCCTGGGCACCCGCCGAGGGCGAACCGCTACTCGGGCCGCTACGTGCCAAGTTCGAGCCGATCATGGCGCAAACCGATCAGATCTGCGATGGCATCGGCTATCCGGTGGAGCTGCGCATGGGAGACGAGATTGTGGCGCTCGACTTTCCGAAACGCATTGTCCGTGAACCCATTCCCAATGAGAAGTTCCGCTACGGGTTCGGGATCGCACCGGAGCTGGTCCGCACCGTGCTGCGCGATGATGAGCCCGACTGGGTGAACACCATCTTCTTGTCCACCCGTTTCAAGGCCTGGCGCGTGGGCGGTTACAACGAGTACCTGTACACCTTCTTCAAATGCCTCACCAACGAGCGCATTGCGTACGCCGACGGCTGGTTCGCCGAGGCCCATGACGACAGCGCCTCGATAACACTGGACGGCTGGGAGATCCAGCGGCGCTGCCCGCACCTCAAGGCCGATCTCTCGAAGTTCGGTGTGGTGGAAGGAAAGACGCTCACCTGCAACCTGCACGGATGGGACTGGAACCTGGAGACCGGCCGCTGCATGACCTCCAAGGGGCACGAGCTGCGCTCCAGAAAGCTCGGCTAG
- a CDS encoding nitroreductase/quinone reductase family protein, translating to MTEGVTSDTYRELSENGVQKHNSRMIRLLRENGGKLPGVPDDEMPVLILTILGAKTGIERLTPLGYFEHEGRRFIVGSNGGQQKPPSWIFNVRTHPTVTVEVVPNIYDAVVRELDSSEREQLFPVLVARYAFFGDYQARIERVIPMFELMPL from the coding sequence ATGACCGAAGGCGTGACCTCGGATACCTACCGGGAGCTTTCTGAGAACGGTGTGCAGAAGCACAACAGCCGGATGATCAGGCTGCTCCGCGAGAACGGCGGCAAGCTGCCCGGAGTGCCCGATGACGAGATGCCGGTGCTCATCCTGACGATCCTCGGCGCGAAAACGGGAATCGAACGGTTGACACCGCTGGGCTACTTCGAGCATGAGGGTCGCAGGTTCATTGTGGGATCCAACGGCGGACAGCAGAAGCCGCCATCGTGGATCTTCAACGTGCGCACCCATCCCACCGTGACCGTCGAGGTAGTTCCGAACATCTACGACGCCGTTGTGCGCGAGCTGGACTCGAGTGAACGCGAACAACTCTTCCCGGTGCTGGTGGCCAGATACGCATTCTTCGGTGACTACCAGGCGCGCATCGAGCGCGTGATCCCGATGTTCGAGTTGATGCCGCTCTAG
- a CDS encoding MarR family winged helix-turn-helix transcriptional regulator gives MSTTDGLTADVLTVIARLNRWVSSQAELPVPTGQARLLALVGEMEDARISDLAQADHCSQPTMTVQLKRLQDVGYVERRVDPTDKRAQRIKLTTAGREALVAMRAERQSVLDPWLSTLPSDEQRTLAEAAGILEGLTRRMAAHADRSPGPDHVLQQGQGERAQ, from the coding sequence GTGTCCACTACAGATGGCCTCACTGCCGACGTCCTTACCGTGATCGCGCGGCTCAACCGCTGGGTGTCCAGCCAGGCAGAGTTGCCCGTACCCACCGGTCAGGCACGGTTGCTGGCCCTCGTCGGCGAGATGGAGGACGCACGAATCTCCGATCTGGCGCAGGCCGACCACTGCAGCCAGCCGACGATGACCGTGCAGTTGAAGCGGTTACAGGACGTCGGGTACGTCGAGCGGCGGGTCGATCCCACGGACAAGCGGGCGCAGCGGATCAAGCTGACCACGGCAGGACGTGAGGCGCTGGTTGCCATGCGGGCCGAGCGGCAAAGCGTGCTGGATCCGTGGCTGAGCACCTTGCCGTCCGATGAGCAGCGCACCCTCGCCGAGGCCGCCGGGATTCTCGAAGGGCTCACGCGCAGGATGGCGGCGCATGCCGACCGCTCACCAGGGCCCGACCACGTACTCCAGCAGGGCCAGGGAGAGCGCGCCCAGTAG